The stretch of DNA AGTGATTTTTGGTTTCATTTAAAAGATAGACCTTCATGTCATGTGATTGTTCAAAATACAAAAAAAGAGATTCCTTTGAGTGTGATAACTCAAGCTGCAATGTTGTGTGCAAAGTTTTCAGTAGATTTTGCTGGAAATTATGAAGTTGATTATACACAAAGAAGAAATGTAAAAATTCAATCAGGTGCAAATGTTTTATATAATCCTTACACTACGATAATAGTAAAAATCCAATGAAAGATTTTTTTATTATTAATATGTTAGTATCATACAATTAGTTATTTAAAGGAGATAAATTGACAAGAATAAAAACATTAGGGGTAAGTTTAATTACAGCAGCCGTACTTTTTTCGGGTTGTGCAACAAGTGAGTTACAAACAAGTGCTAAAATGACACAAAGTGTATTTATAAATCCTGTTGCAAAAAATAAGAGATTAATTTTTGTATCAAGTAAGAACACAAGTGGACAACAAATAAATCTTCAAAATACAATATTAAATGAATTACAAGCTAAGGGTTACACAATAGTTGATGATCCAGAACAAGCTACATATGTTTTATTGATGAATGTATTATATTGTAACAAAAAACAAGAAAATAATATGGCTGGTGGAGCATTAGCAGCAGGAGCTGTAGGAGCTGGAGTTTCTGGATATAACAATGGTGGTGCAGGACAAATGGTAGGAGTTGGTCTAGGAGCTGCTTTAGTTGGTGGACTTATTGCAAAAGCTACAGAAGATACAATTTTCCAAATGCAAGTTGATATTGTAATTAGAGAAAAAGCTAAAGGTAGAGTTGTAGCTTCAAATGTAACTGCAAATGGACAAGCAAGCGTAAATGATTCTACTAAAGCTGGTTTCATAAATAGTTTTGGTGGTGCTGCAAGGGATGTTAATGCTTCTGGGCAGTTAAACTCTAATATGGCAAGTGCAAGTGCTCAAAATTATGAAACAGATTATATAGAACATAAAACAATGTTATTTGCTGAAGCAACTAAAATGAATTTGACACTACCTGAAGCAACTCCAATTTTAGAAAGACAAATCTCATCTCAAATAGCTGGACTATTCTAAAAACTAAGAAATATCTAACTTATTTTAAAGTTAGATATTTATAAATTTGAGTATAAAAAGATAATGCATTTAATTAAATATATTATCTTTTCTTCTCTTTACAAATAACAAGCCAAAATTTAGTATAATCATAAACTTTTAAATTCAAGGTTCAATAAGATGTTACAGATAATAAATGAAAGTTCAACTCGTATAAAAACGGGTGTTGTACTATTTATAGCAATGTTGGTGATAGGTTATATCGATTCATATTTTATATTTTGGTTAGTTTTTGGAATTATGTTATTGATTTCAATATCTGAAGCAAAAAAACTATTTAATCTAAAAAGTGACAGTATTTATGTGTACACAACACTTTTATGGATTGCTGCATATTTTTATCCAAAACCAGAAGATTTAATTTTTATTGTGGCAATTGCTTATGCTTCTCAGTTAGCGTATAAAAAAACATTAAATATACATATGTTTTTACCACTTCTATATCCAACGGCATCATTTTTATTCCTTTTATCGTTATACAGTGAATATGGTTCAATGACACTTTTATGGTTATTAGTAATTGTTGCAAGTACTGATATTGGTGCTTATTTTGTAGGTAAAAGTATTGGAAAAACTAAATTCTGTGAAACTAGTCCTAATAAAACTATAGAAGGAGTTGTTGGTGGAGTTGTTTTTGCAGTTATTTTAGGAACACTTTTTTCAACAAATGGAATTAGTTTTGTAAATGCTTTAATAATTTCAGCAATAGTTTCTATTGTTTCAATTTTTGGTGATTTATTTGAAAGTTATTTAAAAAGAGAAGCTGATGTTAAAGATAGTGGAACAATTCTTCCTGGACATGGTGGAATATTAGATAGAACAGATGGTTATTTATTTGGTGCGATTGTAATGTTAGTATTATTAAGGGTAGTGATTTGATACTTCTTGGAAGTACCGGATCTATTGGTGTAAATACTTTAAATATTGCACGAAAATTTAATTTAAATGTTGAGGTTTTAGTAGCTGGAAGAAATATAGAGCTACTAAACCAACAAATCAAAGAGTTTAAACCCAAAAAAGTTGTAATTGACAAGGCTGAAGATATTCCTTTGGTTCATCATAAGAATGTTTTTTTTGGGGAAGAAGCTATTTTACAAGCTATCCAAGAGAGTGAAACTTCAACAGTTGTAAATGCGTTGGTTGGATTTTTAGGTTTAAAACCAACTTTAAAAGCTATTGAGTGTGGTAAAAAAATCGCTCTTGCAAATAAAGAATCTTTAGTTGTAGCTGGAAAGTTTATAGACCAAACAAAACTAAAACCAATTGATAGTGAACATTTTGGACTTTGGTATTTACTTCAAGATAAAAAAATTGATTCTATGATGGTAACTGCAAGTGGTGGTTCTTTTAGGGATTATCCACTTGATAAACTTCAAAATGTCTCTATAAAAGAAGCTTTAGCGCATCCAAATTGGTCTATGGGAAATAAAATCACAATAGATAGTGCAACCATGACGAATAAAATGTTTGAACTAATGGAAGCCGCTTGGCTTTTTGATATTAGAAAACTAGATGCAATTATCGAAACAAAATCATTAATTCATGCTTTTATAAATTTTGCAGATGGAAGTACAACAGCTCATATTGCAAATGCTTCAATGCAACTTCCAATTGCTTATGCAATTTTAGGTTCGTGTGATGAACAGATTTTAAAACCAGTTGATTTACTAGAAGTTGCAAATTTGGAATTTAGAAAAATAGAGACTTCAAGATACCCAATTTGGGAAATAAAAGATGATATATTAAATAATCTTGATTTAGGTGTGGTTTTAAATGCTGCAAATGAAGTTGCTGTTTCAAAGTTTTTAAATTCTCAAATTGGATTTTTGGATATTTCAAAAATTACAATGAATGCAATAAATAAATTTAATAATGTAAAAGCAACTTCAATAGAAGAAATTTTCGAAATAGATAAAGAAGTGAGAAACTACTGTGGCGCTTGATTTATTAATTCCTTTTGGAATATTACTAATTTTGGTTGTTTATTTGATTTATTCAAGAAATATTTTTGAAAAAGATATAACAAAGTTATATGAAGAGAAATTTGAAGAGTGGAAAAAACATTCAACACAAGAAAAAGAGAAAACTTCACAAAAAGAGTTAGTAGGTTTAGTTTTTAAAACAGATTATAAAGTGAATATAGAATTATTAGATGAAAGCGTAGAATCAATACTTTCAAGAGGTAAATTTGAAATAACTAATCTAAAGGATAAAAATTGAATAAAAGAATTTTAATACTTCATGGTTTAAATGGAAGTGATTTCCCCCATTGGCAAGCACAACTTGCAAGTGATTTAATAAAAGAGAATTATATTGTTTCATTCCCTTCTTTTCCATCTAGGGATAACCCAAAACTAGAAGAGTGGAAAGATTTTTTAAAAAAAGAGTTAGAGCATTTTAAACCAGATATTGTAGTTTGTCACTCATTAGCTAATATTTTGTGGTTTCATACTTGTGATGAACTTGATATAAAACTAGATAAATTAATGTTAGTTGCACCTGTTTCAAGAAATAGAGATATCCCTGAAGCAAAAACATTTTTCCCATATCCAATAGCAAAAGATTTAAAAGCCAACGAAATAATCATGGCGGCTTCTACAAATGATCCATATATGAGTATTGAAGAAGCAATCGAACTTCAATCAAAACTAAATATTGGTATGAAAATCATGGAAAATGCAGGACATATAAATGCATCTTCAGGATTTGGGAAACTTGATTGCGCAC from Arcobacter suis CECT 7833 encodes:
- a CDS encoding complement resistance protein TraT, translating into MTRIKTLGVSLITAAVLFSGCATSELQTSAKMTQSVFINPVAKNKRLIFVSSKNTSGQQINLQNTILNELQAKGYTIVDDPEQATYVLLMNVLYCNKKQENNMAGGALAAGAVGAGVSGYNNGGAGQMVGVGLGAALVGGLIAKATEDTIFQMQVDIVIREKAKGRVVASNVTANGQASVNDSTKAGFINSFGGAARDVNASGQLNSNMASASAQNYETDYIEHKTMLFAEATKMNLTLPEATPILERQISSQIAGLF
- a CDS encoding phosphatidate cytidylyltransferase, translating into MLQIINESSTRIKTGVVLFIAMLVIGYIDSYFIFWLVFGIMLLISISEAKKLFNLKSDSIYVYTTLLWIAAYFYPKPEDLIFIVAIAYASQLAYKKTLNIHMFLPLLYPTASFLFLLSLYSEYGSMTLLWLLVIVASTDIGAYFVGKSIGKTKFCETSPNKTIEGVVGGVVFAVILGTLFSTNGISFVNALIISAIVSIVSIFGDLFESYLKREADVKDSGTILPGHGGILDRTDGYLFGAIVMLVLLRVVI
- the dxr gene encoding 1-deoxy-D-xylulose-5-phosphate reductoisomerase, translating into MILLGSTGSIGVNTLNIARKFNLNVEVLVAGRNIELLNQQIKEFKPKKVVIDKAEDIPLVHHKNVFFGEEAILQAIQESETSTVVNALVGFLGLKPTLKAIECGKKIALANKESLVVAGKFIDQTKLKPIDSEHFGLWYLLQDKKIDSMMVTASGGSFRDYPLDKLQNVSIKEALAHPNWSMGNKITIDSATMTNKMFELMEAAWLFDIRKLDAIIETKSLIHAFINFADGSTTAHIANASMQLPIAYAILGSCDEQILKPVDLLEVANLEFRKIETSRYPIWEIKDDILNNLDLGVVLNAANEVAVSKFLNSQIGFLDISKITMNAINKFNNVKATSIEEIFEIDKEVRNYCGA
- a CDS encoding RBBP9/YdeN family alpha/beta hydrolase, which codes for MNKRILILHGLNGSDFPHWQAQLASDLIKENYIVSFPSFPSRDNPKLEEWKDFLKKELEHFKPDIVVCHSLANILWFHTCDELDIKLDKLMLVAPVSRNRDIPEAKTFFPYPIAKDLKANEIIMAASTNDPYMSIEEAIELQSKLNIGMKIMENAGHINASSGFGKLDCALDWIKRVDECEINKDVNEELQG